CTCAGAGGGAAGAAAGAATCCAGTGATTTGAAGTGCCTTGCAAAGCCATGTGCTCCACTTTGTAAGTGCAATTCAATAGATCCTAACAAAATCTTTTCAATTTTTGCTTGcagaaaatatagaaataaagaaaaacactttaGAAGTAAAATTTCCAATCAAAAGAGAATGAATCTATTTTGTCTGAAGAGAGTTTTGGTCTTGCTGACTTGATTCTGACCAATGGGCCTCGCCAAATGTTACAGCTATTTCTCTCCATGCAGAGTGGTTATTGTTCTGACCATCAACATCTAAGGAAGGCAGAGTTAGCAGCTAGGCAGCAAAAGCAGATTGTTTGAGAAGGGTATCTGTTTTGCTATCAAATACCATTGTGAACAAAGGTACCACTTTTCCTTGCCTATCTGGATTCTCTGTTAcacagtagtgtgtgtgtgtgtgtgtgtgtgtgtgtgtgtgtgtgtgttttactgagCTGGCTGCGGTAAGATGTACTACAAAATTTGTAGTAAAATGGAATAGCGAAGTAATTTATCCTGCTCTGCCCTTTGATGCTCTGGCCTCTATTTTCTCTCCTGGCTAGTTCACTAATTCCACAGAAATACCTGAGGGTCTTGCTCCAGTTAAGTAATTATTTGCTTGGCTCTGCCTTTGAGCTTACTCTTCTATGATTCTCTGACAGGGAAAGTGAAATAAAACCTGCATATTCCTGAATTGTAGCCAAAGAAAGAACACATGACTTTAATCTCATAATTGTCCCCCagattctctgtatgtctgccagATTCCATATTTCTCTCCTGGATAGAGTTAGATAAATAACTGCAAGTCCTTGGTTTTAGATTCCCTGACTAAACTCTGAAAACCAGCCTCTTTCTGCTGAAACACTTGCCTTCAGATAAAATAATCACACTTCAGTGTCCTTTCTCATAGGTCTGATTCTAATGGATCCCAGTAGGTGTGTTCCAGTGATAATCCCACTTGAATTGACCTCACAAGTCCTTCAGTTTTATAGCCCTGACTCTTCAGGCTTTCTCTCGGAATAGTTTTATTTATCCACTTATTGgatattcatttactcatttaatcACAGAGCTTAATTTTATATCCAAGTTTAAAGTACTGATCGTCTGATATTGTTAAGTAAATATGTTGTTGACCATGCAGACATATGGATTCATCATTAAGTGGAAAGCTTATTatcaaatctgattttaaaattctttttaactcAAGaagcagacacatacacacagagagagcatgtgcatgagggaaagagacagactgTGGAAGATAAGATAGATCATACTTAGATGGAAGGTAAATAGCTACACATAAGCGATATATAGATAACTAGCTAGTAAATGATCTTATCTGCTGGCTTGTTCCCCATGTGCTTCAACTGCGAGGATTGGGTTAAATCAAAACCAGAGTCtagaaactcaattcaggtctcgcACGTGGGCTTTAGCAACTTCATTTATTACCTTGAACAGTTTCTTGTGgcttcctgaggtctgcattggcaggaagttaaaATCAAGAACTGCAGCCAGGCTTCAATATGGATCATGGGCCTCTTAACTagtatcttaactactaggcaAAATGCCGACACCACATACTTATTTGTAAGCAGACTGGTATTACTGGATGGCTATCCATGACAGTAATATGGAAAATTTAATCTTCATTCTAGGTCAGTGTTGCAACATGGTAGGGTAGGCTGTCACCTGGAAGGCCAGCAtttcttatgggcactggttcatgacctggctgctctgcttccattccaacttcctgggAAAACTGCCTAACtgcctgggaaaaacaacagaagatagcccaagtgcttgcatcctTAAAATTCCtgttggagactcagatgaagttcctgactcccagtttttgtctagccatggctgttgtggccctttgcggagtgaatcaatgagtgGAACacaactttctctctctgtgtctcccctcccaccttccttctgttttctctctctttctctctccttctctctttatttctccctctcttttcttcctcctttccctgtctctcagtaactctggatttcaaataaatatataaaatttaaaaaataaacacatgaataaaAATCTCCATTCCAGGAGTATCTACCACAATTACCATAATGAACTCTATTATTATTGTATTATCTGAATTCCCTTCTTCCTAATCATTGAAATATAGAGTTCCCATGACTGAATAGGGAAGGCAAAGGGTTTAGGAAAAAATAACATGTATAACAGAATTTGAAAAATCACATGGAAACCCATTATTACATAAGGGCTATCCACATAATAATATAATTTTCATATCAAGTTAAACTGAAAAGTGTTCTTCAAGGTTCTACACATCTGAACACACTATGATACCAAACTTTAGTTGTTGTTGAGTAAATAAagattaaaacttatttttaatttattgagcTGAATAAGTATATATGCTGTTTCCAGTGCCAGTAGATTTTCTCTTTCAGgctgccttccttccttgttAAACAGCAGTATCACCATAAGGTGCATGGGATCAATTCTGAATGTTTGATTGAAGTAACCAAGAGTTTGTGCTTCAGGAAAGAACATTCAGTTTGGAAATGTTCTATGTTGAGATAACAGAAAAGATTCTGAATTGAAAAGCTGTGCTGTTCCAGTATGGCTGTCACTGttgttatatttatttcttgATATGTATAAAACTTCTCTAGGTTGAGAATTTATGCTGATTAATCAGATGCTTCCACCTTCCCCATCTCTTCCTGTTAGTTCTTCAGCTGTCTTTGTAGTCAGATGGTTTAAACTAGAATCTACAGAATTCTAGCATCTTGTGATACTTATTGATACAAAATAGGATACATAATGATATATGCAATGCCTAAGATACCAGAGGGTCAGGATCCATCCAAAATGTTTTACAGTGTTATAGGTTGCTTTTTATGTGTGGTTGCTGAACTAGAAAGAAATTAGGAAAGATGTTAAAGAAGATTTAACTTATACAAAAAGTTTCAGCAACATGTATACCGTTGCTGTATGTGAGATGTTTTGTTGACTACCATGATGCTAATGTGCACTGTCAGGTCATTAAAATGTGCTGTGGTTGTGTAAGACTGAGCAGTTTTTGTCTTCACATCATTATCTCTAAGCTGCCAAAAGGCTGAGGCTACTGAGAAAAGGCCAGCTAATACTTTTAAATGAGAAAACCCTATAAAAGCCAAGGGCCCTTCTAAAAGGACACTAAGTTGTGCCCATCAACTAATGTGATCACAGAATGTTTTTGTAATAGCTTTTACCTGAGTCTTTCTTACCAAATGTTCCAGTTTAGTACTTATTCCATCATGTAGGACAGAAATGTCAtgacactacacacacacacacacacacacacacacatcacttctAGTACTTAGAATCAAACAAAATCAAGAGACTATAAATCTCTATGTTATGTACATAACTGCCGCATGTCTAGCCTAAATTATGCTGTTCAATTAGCAAATTTGTGTATTTAGTTATCATGGAACATTCTAATGCTTTAGTTGGTATCTTTCTGCTGAAACATAACATCAGTGTTTGCCCAATAGCCTCCTTCTAGGATACCTGAGAAAAATAGCCAGTTAAGGCCAAGAAATTATTAAATAGTACTGattaactttgaaaaataattccaCACAGTAATTGATAACATCTTGATTTATTAGCATTGTGGTATTTTTGTCATTGAAGCtatgaactttatttttaaaaactgagcttACCTAAAAATCATAAGAACTGTCATATTTTAGTcaaaataatacttattttttatccACTGTTATTCTGATGTAGAAAAGAACAATATTTATGTGGATTTAATAATTATCCATTAAATAAATATGCCTGTGGAAATAATGTAACTGTAGTAATAGCatgacacatatatacatatcctAAGACTGTTGAAATACTTTCTATGTTATGTTTAATGCAAATTATTCCTAAGTTATTGGGTAATTAAGGCCCACTACTTGATTGCTGGAACCACATTAGATTTTCCGATTGAAAAATGAGGTAGATATTGAAAATATGTGTTGATGTTTGCTTTAACGAAAACAACATGAGTTTTAAAATGAGTATCCTGAAAATAATCATCACTTTCTCTGAATAAAATACACAACACATaataggcttttttctttttttttttactacacaTGTAACTAAGCTAACTATCctgctttaaaatataaaaatatactatACAAGCATGTCTTTCATTATTACCTACTattgttcttttaaaacattttaaattctatttatatatagttatatgcttatttgaagggaagagtggcagagaggaagagagaaagaaaaaaagagagaagctaGCATAGTTTTCAAAAGTAATGGGTTTTGATGCTAGGatatgtttaaataaaattaagcttGTCTTTCAAAGAGGCATTCACTTGAAAAGACTTTAAATCTCATACGTTAGTGTCAAGTCTGTGGCTGAGGTGGCTTATTCTCATTCAGTTTAAATCAAATCAATTTTACTCAACCAAATGACAGATATGCTGCTCCTGAATTTGCTTTCTATCAATAAAAGAAAGTAAGTTTGAAAACATCCTTGTTAGGTACAAATGAACACATAGGCGAAACAATTATAAATAACAGAGCAAACATAGAGAGAAGGGACTTGGTAAAAGAAATCCTGTGaaaaatgaatattctttttttgatGAGTAGTAGATTTATTATTTAATACAAATAGATTTTGCACtatagataaaatattttgtttattctatTAGTCTATGTGAAATGTCAGCTAAATGAATTTGTTTCCcattgaaaaaaaatgagtattcCTTTCAAATGTTGTTGAATTTAAGTTGGCGAAGAATTACAAGTTCTTTATGGAAAATTTCCCCAAAGATCTAAGTTTTTTGTTCCTGACATATTTAAGCAATTTAACTGAGTTCTAATTTTAAGAAATATCAATTAGGAAAACTTCAGTTAAGTAATCCCTCTGAGAAGAGAACATTTGGAGACAGAAAAAGCAGGCTTCCTCAACTCCACATGGGTTGGGAGGAGAGATGAAATGATGGCTGTATCTCAGAAAGTGGCTGTCTTCAACCAGGCATAGTTGAAAGCCAGTGGAGGTATGACGATACAACAAAGTTTGCATGGGTCCTTGCAATTTGTAAGTGGCAAGGTTGCATTGGGAAAGATAGAAGTAACTGTTTCCAAGTAATGTAAATGGTCAGAGATACGCAAGATGGAGTATCCACAAAGTGGTACCCAGTCCTAAGTTCATGGCTACTGTCAGAAGTTGTATCTACAAATATGTGAGATGCTGGGACACTCATCTTCATTAGTAGGTGTAAATCCCTTCTCTAGTGAATGACCTGCCTCATACTGACTATGATAGTCACTATAAAGTGTTTATGCAAGCTTGCTAAAGAAACCCTCCTACCACCGGGAACAGTGCTCTGTGGTGAGGTTGGAATTAGGGGCTCCAATAGAAAGGGTTTTGTCCACCAGGGTGGGCTGGGGGAATACTTTACTGCTTCACTTTTAGTCAATGGAGAACTGAAGAGACACAACACTGCCAGATCCACATGGAGGTCCCCACCAGATGTAAAGTCCATCCGGACATTTTTACTCTCTGCTTTGTGCCGAGATCTGTGCAGAATGAAACAGGATTTGAAGAGGGAGTCATGCgtaataagaaaggaaaaatacaagAAGTTTTTGAAAGTAACAGACCAAAGGGTTCCTgttagggagagagaggaatAACTCAATGATTGTCCCTGTGGCTTCTACTCATTTGGAGAACTATATTTCACATAAGCTAAATTCACTTGAGGGACTTTTATTTTCTGACTAATCACTGTCCAGCCAAGACATCCTGTGGTGGATTAACACATgcccagagaaaggaggagagtggAATGAGTGGCCAGTTACCTTAGGCATGTGTACTGCTTGAGGCTCTGGCCTTGTCAACACAGAATTACTGTTTTACAGCTTCCATTCTCCGATACTTGGCACTAGTTTCTGTCCTTTTCTGGCCACTGATGACTTTCCCTAGTGACCTCTGACACTTGAACCTGTTATCCTGAGAGCAATACTTGCTTCTGACAGCTTTAACTTTTGGCCTACTGCTGCCTTGCATGCAGAATGCTCTAGCATAGTTTTGTTCTCAAGACACTTAGTTTTTGCCAGCAGGACTGTGATACCTTACCTATTCCAATGGGCTAAcccccctgccaaaaaaaaagaaaaagcactcaCTTCTTATTTCCTGAATAAGAgaagttttcttcctttctcctagGAATGGGGATGCAGgctagggaaaaaaaagccacaaggctaaaagggaagtggatgGAACATAGCCACAGTAATCTAGTCAGGCAAGGTCAACAGGAAAGTAGCTGTGAGATTCCTACCCGTCTATGCATTTGAGACATTAGCCTCAATTCAGTCTTGCCTCTTCTCTGTGGCTCCAAAACATGTATGGACACTAGGAAGAGCAAGTGCCCAGTGTTAGCTTGTAAGTTACTAATGAATgaagaacaggaaaaagaaacaagtcAAGGACAAAAGAGGTGAAGTTTCCCTAAGAGCCAGTAATGTTAAGATCTTGGAGCTGGTAGCACTGTTGGTCTGTAGCCTTACCCAGAGGTTAAGAATGTGTTTGAGGCTTCCAGCACAGGCAACAGGAACTGGACTTAGTGAAGGTAAGAAAGAGCAGATACTTTTAAGAAGGAATAATGAATTTTAGCTTGGTCACATGAAGCCTTTTCTTTGAGAAAAGTTTAACTCCCTTACACCAAGATCATTCATATTTATTACAGAGCCAATATAtcaaagaacattttgaaatgcaaGTAGATTGATTTATTGATAGAGATAAGCTGAATTACAGATTGTTTTCAGCATAATATGGCTGTATGTTTATCTTGATAACTAAAGATGAGCCAGATGAAATACAATAGTAAAAGAGAAATGTACATTTTATGACTTATCCCCAGTGATCAACAAACCCAATCCTATTTAACAGAAAAGGAAGCTAAGGACCAGAGAGGCGAGCATTCTCCATTCTATGAAAGTTTAGGGCACTGATCATGTGCCAGGCACTTAATCGGTGTTGGGGATGTAAAGTTGGCCATGCTACTCGTACTTAAGAAGTTCATAGCCAAGATAGTGAATGGTAGGGTCTGGGAAGCAGGAAATCATCACAAAATGCAGTACGCACAGTGAGTAAAGCATACTGAAGCATCTAGGTGCAAGTAATCCAGGCTTGGGAGCAGCTCTCTGAGAAGGTGATGGTTAGGTgacctgcaggaggaggaggaaatagACATAGAAGTTATATCTATGTCCCAGAAAGGCAAAGTTGAGCTCAAGCATAGTGCCTTTAAGAACAACAGGGATTAGAATGCAAGGGAATGCTAGTCCTGAATCAAGAATTCAAAGGTCTCTGGACTCCCAGCCCAATGCTGTTTTAGAGCACTCCCTGCCTATTGAGAGGTGGGTAAGGTTCAGCGCATGCATTAATACTGTTGCATGCATGGTTCATGCTCCATTATGCAGAAACAGGAAAATTTTCCAAATGCCTTTGCTTAAATGACTCCTTAGAGGAATGATTGCATCATGTTAcagtctttcattttcttccaaaatgttTAGATCCATTGGGTCATATCACACAGCTGTTATGTCTGGAAGGAATTTGAAGCGATTTGTTAGTGATTAAGGGAGTACATGACCAGAGAGGGTAGGATGACGGGTAGTTGTTCTCTGGTGCTGTGACACAAGGGGCTTTCATCATAGGGGATGTAGCAACTAATACTAAAACTGACAAGCATCCATCTGCTTATTATCACCCTAATTCTTACCAATATCAGTAATAAAATACTCCTGTCTGTCAAGGCAAAACTGCTCTAACTGACTCCTAACATTTTTGTGTGTCACTGCACCAGACATGCACttgaacacacaaaaaaacccaatAAATTAGGCTATAGTAAAACAGTCATGCACCACTTACTGATGGGGACATGTTTTGGGCAATTGTCATTGAGTACTTCTGTCATTTTGTGAATATCATAGCCTGTATATTTATACAAGCAACTATGTTATCACAGGGTGATACAATCTTATGGGACTACTGTCATATATGATCCATCACTgatcaaaatatattttgtggTACATAACTATATATGAAGTATCTATATTAGCCATTACTGAGCTAAAATTACCACTATTATTccatttgatttttgtgtaaacATAGCTAGAGTCATCAAAATTAGCCAAACTAACAAATCCATAGCAATGTCCAAAATTTATAGTTGTCTCTAGTGAGGACTCTCAACCCAATCAGTCTCAAATCTGTTTGCAGCTGGTGCCATGGACATGTGTTGTCAGAGGCGGCCACTCCAGGGTCCACAGGGTCCTCAGGGGCAGTCCTCGCTCATTCTCTCCATCTGGGCTGTCTGGCACGTGCTTGGAGGGGTAAACACCGAGGGGTCTTTTATGCCCAGCTGCACATCAAAAAACCGTGTGGACAGTAGCACACTGTAATTTCTAGTGAAGGTTTCTTGGACAGGATAACAATCCTTGACTGTATAAATGCCAATCCAGGTTTCATCTGCAAGAGGAAGAGAGTTGACCCTTTTAATAGAGAAAATAGGCAAAATGCCTTTTTTGTTGTGGTAAAATGTACATTATTCTTAAGAACATTCATGCTCTATAAGCATCATCACAATTCCTTTCAGGCATTTCCATCTTCCCAGTTGCAATTTAGCATCCATTAGACACTAACTTCCCAGTTTTCCTCTCACCCCTCTCACTGGGAGCTACCAATCAACTACCCATCTCCACAAATCTGGTTACTTCCTACTAGTGGAGTAATAACAACATTTGTCTTCTTCTGAATGGTAGAGTTTATCTGTTGTAGCATGTGTCACAGTTCTTTCCTTTCTAATGCTATCTAATAGTTCATTGTGTTTCTAATAGTCCATTGTGTTTTATTTACCTATCCCTCTAGCTATGAGTATCAATGTTGTTTTCACTCTCTGTCTATTGTGAATGGTGTTGCCATTAACACACATGTACAAATATCTCTTTTAGTTCCTGCTTTTGGTATATTCTTTGGTATATTTACTTAGAAGTGGAATAATGGGATCCTATACTGCCATTATTTTTTGATTTCTTGAGGAACCACCATGCTTTTTCCTATAGTTTGAATACCTATATGTTGACAACAGTCTTGGAATATGTTTACTGGCAGCAGATCAGAGAAGATTCACATAAAAGCAGGAAGGTTCCATATTCACAATAACAAGAGTAGAATCTCATCATTGCAGCTTCAGGAAATGaaatgggagaaggaaaagaagcacCTGATCCAATGTGTGACTTAGAAAGATGCCTTCCATATCACCTTACTGGGGATGACCATGGAAAGTCAATACATGCCATGGCTAACTGTAAGAGCAAACATGCCAAATAGTTACAGGTGGTACTGGAAGgggtgtttcaaataaaatgcttagAGCCTAGTGTATTCTCAGTAGCAGAGTTTACATGGGGATTtcagtggcggggggggggggggtgggcggAGATTTAAGCGCCTCATTCAACTAACACATTTTCCTAACAACTACCTTCCTTAATGGACTTAAGCCTTTTTCCCCCAGCATGCATCCCTGAGACAGATGTTCAGATCCTTCTAATCCTTACAGGATCGTGCATATTTTCTGTCGGACCACTCCTGGACCATGATTTGCTCCTGAGGTCCCCCAATAGAGTACTGGTCTTCAAACGTAGAGTTCTGGGGAATGTCAAGAGGATCCCAAGGATCAGTCAGGGAAATCTTGGCACACTGTTTGGTGGCTTGTTCAATCTGAAACATCACTCCATCCTTGTAGAGCAAGATATACTCAAATAATCTGgaaaacagatggaaagaaaatAGCATAGAATTTCATGATTACAATCATTATTACtttactttcaaaatataaaaaaattttaaacactgGGCACATGAAATAATTTGCAtatgaaataattaaaagagTTCAACATTAAATATTCGCTGCACAAATTCTCATGAAAGATGTGTTGAATGCCAGGCATTGTGTTCACAATACAAAAACAGGGAAGATACACACACTGATTTAACAAATAGTTTTTAGCCTTTCTTTAACCCATAGAGACACTGGAAATTTTGACCCTAGTTTGGTTGGGTTATTCTTGTAGCACCAAGTCAGGAGCTACAGTGATACATTGAGTATAGGATAAGAAGCAACTGAGGAgatcagcattgtggtacagtagacTAAGCTGCTGTTTCTGCTGACAGTAAGTTCCagtcagctgctcaacttctggtccagcttcctactaatgctacTGGAAAGGGCATCAGATATACTCCAAGTGCTAGGGCCAGTTGAGGAATAGGCAGAACAATTCCCTGCCCTTTATTTCCTTAATTATCTGTGAACCAGAAGGAATGGGCTTTGTTGAATGCCATTGCATGCAGCATGGGCCCTCCTGACTTACCCTGGGCAGGCTGATACCAACAAGGACAGAAATAGAGGCAACCTCAGAGTGATTGGCTTCCCAAAGCTTAATCTGCCTGCATACTCTTGGCCTCTGTGTGTGACCATGTGCTCCCTTTTGATATGGAGTGACAAGCAGATATTCTGAGGTTGTGCCCATAAGGTACAGAGCATGTATGTTGTCACCAGTCCAGTATCTCCCTTACAGCTCAGCAGTATTACTGTTTAGTGAAGATTTGTCTGTTTCCATGTACTTCACTGTTAGTCCCAAACTCAGACCACCACGCTGGTGGTGCAGAGTGAGCTTCTCGTCCTCATCTCACACAGTGGATTTGCAATGCCTGAGACCAGAAGGGCCTGAAGACATGGCTTTGGCCAAGCAGGCAAAGATGGCCCACACACGATCGAGAGATCGAGGCCACAAGTTCTGCATCTCAAGTCCATGCTTAATTCTATCTTCCTTAGAAAAAATAATTCACATGATAGCTATGCGTACAGTCAAAATAGTATCACCATTAGTATTATGCTTTGGACTTCTACAAGCTAGTATGGAAATAACAAATATAATCTGATTTAATATAGTTGGATAATTCTGTATCTCAGGAAAGACCTGAAATGGCTTATAAGGAAGGAAACAGCCATGCACCTTTAGAAGCAGATAAGCGGTTATAGAAAGAAAACAGTGACTTTCTGAGTTCACATGCAAAAATGGGGCTGAGTTCTTATAATAAGCATGCAGGGTCCACATAAAACCTAACTTTTGGACATTTGGATTTGGATTCTCACTATTATTTCAGTGCCAGTTAGGTCTCCAGCACACCAAATCATAAACTCTTGATATATTAACTGCAACTTCTGGTATATATAATCCCTTTATCAATACAGAGACCTTTGCCCACATATAAATCCTTCTTTGTGATACCTTTAATGACACATGAGCTATATGTGAATCACCTCAGTCTTTTCTCTCAGGAGTAGATAGCTGTCTTTCTGATTTTCCTACTGTTTTTCTTTCCACTACCTGCTATATTGTTTTGTACTTTTCCAAGTTCTGGGTGCCCAGGTTAGAATACCATTCCTAGTTTTTCTGGATTCTCTAGCTGTTAACTTCTCAAACTTCAGTGACTGTTTCCTGACGGAAGAGCAGCCagctgcaggagagggtggggattccTTGACATTATCACCCACTTTTCCA
The sequence above is a segment of the Ochotona princeps isolate mOchPri1 chromosome 20, mOchPri1.hap1, whole genome shotgun sequence genome. Coding sequences within it:
- the EPDR1 gene encoding mammalian ependymin-related protein 1 produces the protein MPGHAPFLVVRGLLSAWLLSGLWVFSLSGLGLAGSLVTPPPCQAPQQWEGRQVVYQQSSGHYSRALLSYDGLNQRVRVLDERKALIPCKRLFEYILLYKDGVMFQIEQATKQCAKISLTDPWDPLDIPQNSTFEDQYSIGGPQEQIMVQEWSDRKYARSYETWIGIYTVKDCYPVQETFTRNYSVLLSTRFFDVQLGIKDPSVFTPPSTCQTAQMERMSEDCP